From the Amblyraja radiata isolate CabotCenter1 chromosome 26, sAmbRad1.1.pri, whole genome shotgun sequence genome, one window contains:
- the ush1g gene encoding Usher syndrome type-1G protein, translated as MNGGLHGAARDGRMDALREATRRQLNAADEDGMTHALWAAHHGNLEAMRLIVSRGGDPDKCDIWGNAPLHLAASNGHLDILSFLVSFGANIWCLDNDYHTPLDMAAMKNHMECIRYLDSIAAKQSALNPKLVSKLKQRAYRDAEKRIKDCAKLQKKHQQRMEKRYKRELDSSDTMSFSSSASSSLRHQLQRLSMAAALPYSQATLNATTKGKTKIQKKLERKKQVDGSFKIYEDGRKSVRSLSGLQLSNDVMFVKQESGGHARERPRCNVRDMFAAEGDTMSHAASDPGLQADTAYSEVSTDSGHESLFNRPGLGTMVFRRNYVNCGLLGLGHNGGEAGDQVGLRGSDVRLRSRLQRSISMDDSIGSAQSLQEQARDGLPWEEHDLGLDDDLEPETSPLDTFLASLSMFDFVPTFKKEKIDLEALTLCSNEDLKSIKIPLGPRKKILEGVQRRQQALGQPDRLEDTNL; from the exons ATGAACGGCGGGTTGCACGGCGCGGCCCGGGACGGCCGCATGGACGCGTTACGGGAAGCCACCCGGCGGCAGTTGAACGCGGCCGATGAGGACGGCATGACCCACGCCCTATGGGCGGCTCATCACGGAAACCTGGAGGCGATGCGGCTGATCGTCAGCAGAGG GGGTGATCCTGACAAGTGTGACATTTGGGGGAATGCTCCGCTTCACCTGGCAGCTTCCAATGGCCACCTCGACATCCTCTCCTTTCTGGTGTCTTTTGGGGCAAACATCTGGTGCCTGGACAATGACTACCACACCCCACTTGACATGGCGGCCATGAAGAACCACATGGAGTGCATCCGCTATCTGGACTCCATCGCTGCAAAGCAGAGCGCCCTCAACCCAAAGCTGGTGAGCAAGCTGAAGCAAAGGGCCTACCGGGATGCGGAGAAGCGCATCAAGGATTGCGCCAAGCTGCAGAAGAAGCACCAGCAGAGAATGGAGAAGAGGTACAAGAGGGAGCTGGACTCGTCGGACACCATGAGCTTCAGCAGCTCGGCCAGCAGTTCGCTGAGACACCAGCTGCAGCGCCTGTCGATGGCGGCCGCTCTGCCCTACTCCCAGGCCACGCTCAACGCCACCACCAAGGGCAAGACCAAGATCCAGAAGAAGCTGGAGAGGAAGAAGCAGGTGGACGGGAGCTTCAAAATATACGAGGATGGGCGCAAGAGCGTCCGCTCGCTCTCCGGCCTGCAGCTCAGCAACGACGTGATGTTCGTCAAGCAAGAGAGCGGCGGCCATGCCAGGGAGAGACCGCGCTGCAACGTGCGGGACATGTTCGCAGCCGAGGGCGACACCATGTCTCACGCCGCCAGCGACCCGGGGCTGCAGGCCGACACCGCCTACTCCGAAGTCAGCACCGACTCGGGCCACGAGTCCCTCTTCAACAGGCCCGGCCTGGGCACCATGGTCTTCCGCAGGAACTATGTCAACTGCGGCCTCCTCGGGCTGGGACACAATGGCGGCGAGGCGGGGGATCAGGTGGGGCTGAGGGGCTCGGACGTCAGGTTGCGCAGCCGTCTCCAGAGGTCCATCAGCATGGACGACAGCATCGGCAGCGCACAGAGCCTGCAGGAGCAGGCCCGGGACGGGTTGCCATGGGAGGAGCACGACCTGGGCCTAGACGACGACCTTGAGCCGGAGACCAGTCCCCTCGACACCTTCCTGGCCTCCCTCAGCATGTTCGATTTCGTGCCAACCTTCAAGAAGGAAAAGATCGACCTGGAAGCGCTCACGCTTTGCTCCAACGAAGATCTGAAAAGCATAAAAATTCCTTTGGGGCCCAGGAAGAAAATCCTGGAGGGCGTCCAGAGGCGGCAGCAGGCGCTGGGGCAGCCCGACAGGTTGGAGGACACGAATCTGTGA